Proteins from a genomic interval of Paenibacillus sp. FSL R5-0623:
- a CDS encoding Gfo/Idh/MocA family oxidoreductase translates to MKTMKVGIIGCGKISGIYMENCHRFEVLELVAVADLDRKRAEEQAAAYNVPNVYSVDEILADPEIELIINLTIPSVHADVCLRALESGKHVYVEKPLAVTREEGQAVLEMAKRKGLLVGCAPETFFGSGIQTSLQLVEEGVIGKPVAATAFMMSRGHEHWHPDPEFYYASGGGPMFDMGPYYLTALIQLMGPIKSIAGMTGKAMEERTITSEKKRGQTVPVEIPTHVTGLLQFEQGAIGTLITSFDVFGGSALPPIEIYGTDGTLQVPDPNTFGGPVRYRLLGEHEWTEVPLLPGYQENTRGIGVADMAYAAHSGRAHRASGELAYHVLEAMWAFHDSSDEQTFYQMKSSCQRPAALPVDLPLYTLDK, encoded by the coding sequence ATGAAAACAATGAAAGTAGGCATTATTGGCTGCGGTAAAATCAGCGGTATTTATATGGAAAACTGTCATCGGTTCGAGGTGCTGGAACTTGTTGCTGTTGCGGATCTCGACCGGAAACGTGCCGAGGAGCAGGCAGCAGCCTATAACGTTCCTAACGTATACAGCGTCGACGAAATCTTGGCTGATCCTGAGATTGAGCTGATCATCAACCTGACGATTCCTTCCGTTCATGCGGATGTATGCTTGCGGGCGCTTGAATCTGGCAAACATGTTTATGTAGAAAAACCGCTCGCGGTTACCCGTGAGGAAGGTCAGGCCGTGCTCGAAATGGCGAAGCGTAAAGGACTGCTCGTGGGCTGCGCGCCAGAGACGTTCTTTGGTTCAGGCATCCAGACTTCACTTCAATTGGTGGAGGAGGGAGTGATCGGCAAGCCGGTGGCGGCGACCGCATTTATGATGAGCCGTGGTCATGAGCACTGGCACCCCGATCCGGAGTTTTATTACGCGTCAGGCGGTGGGCCAATGTTTGACATGGGTCCATACTACCTCACGGCATTGATCCAACTGATGGGACCGATCAAGTCAATTGCAGGCATGACGGGTAAAGCCATGGAAGAGCGGACGATTACGAGTGAGAAAAAGAGAGGCCAGACGGTTCCCGTCGAAATTCCTACTCACGTTACGGGTCTGTTACAGTTTGAACAGGGAGCCATTGGCACACTGATTACAAGTTTTGATGTATTTGGCGGAAGTGCATTGCCACCGATTGAGATATATGGCACGGACGGTACATTGCAGGTACCTGATCCCAATACCTTCGGCGGTCCAGTTCGTTATCGCTTGCTGGGTGAACATGAATGGACGGAAGTTCCGCTTCTCCCAGGATATCAGGAAAATACACGCGGCATCGGTGTGGCAGATATGGCCTATGCAGCACATAGTGGACGTGCACACCGTGCGAGTGGGGAACTGGCATACCACGTACTTGAGGCCATGTGGGCATTCCACGATTCATCAGATGAACAGACGTTCTACCAGATGAAAAGCTCGTGTCAGCGCCCGGCTGCATTGCCGGTGGATCTGCCATTGTATACATTGGATAAATAA
- a CDS encoding ThuA domain-containing protein has product MSKALIVWGGWDGHEPEQVAAIFERILKEEQFEVEVSNTLESYADAEKLMGLDLIVPLWTMGQIEQELVNNVSAAVQSGVGLAGIHGGMCDAFRNNVDWQFMTGGQWVAHPGNDGVEYMVNMKRGSSPLLDHIEDFQVKSEQYYLHVDPAVEVLATTRFPVVTGPHAANGPVDMPVVWTKRWGAGRVFYNSLGHHADIVDMKPVTEMMRSGFKWTAAGKELAKSRVSASTEVYTGMADNQN; this is encoded by the coding sequence ATGAGTAAAGCACTGATTGTATGGGGCGGCTGGGATGGACATGAACCGGAGCAGGTAGCAGCGATTTTTGAACGTATTTTGAAGGAAGAGCAGTTTGAGGTTGAAGTCTCGAATACGTTGGAGTCTTATGCGGATGCAGAGAAGCTGATGGGTCTGGATTTGATCGTGCCTTTGTGGACAATGGGACAGATTGAGCAAGAACTCGTCAATAACGTATCAGCGGCTGTTCAGAGCGGTGTGGGCTTGGCTGGTATTCATGGCGGGATGTGTGATGCCTTCCGAAATAACGTAGACTGGCAGTTTATGACGGGTGGACAATGGGTTGCTCATCCAGGTAATGATGGTGTGGAGTACATGGTGAACATGAAGCGTGGCTCTAGCCCGTTATTGGACCATATTGAAGATTTTCAGGTGAAAAGTGAACAGTACTACCTGCACGTAGACCCGGCAGTGGAAGTGCTGGCAACCACTCGTTTTCCAGTGGTGACTGGTCCGCATGCGGCGAATGGCCCTGTAGATATGCCTGTTGTCTGGACGAAACGCTGGGGTGCAGGGCGGGTATTCTACAACTCACTGGGACACCATGCAGACATTGTAGACATGAAACCCGTGACTGAAATGATGCGCAGTGGATTCAAATGGACGGCAGCAGGCAAAGAGCTTGCCAAGAGTCGAGTAAGTGCATCAACAGAAGTGTACACAGGTATGGCGGACAACCAGAACTAA